Proteins encoded by one window of uncultured Ilyobacter sp.:
- the pap gene encoding polyphosphate:AMP phosphotransferase: MFDFKSCLKIGKGEYKSIMEPLIIKMGELQRAARAKKIPVLIILEGLDASGKGAVMNELLISLDPRGYKVFSNNKDTEEELLRPFFWKFWKNLPGEGEIAIFDRSWYFSVIKNIKDIDKKEYKRRCKEIVDTEELLQNGKTMIIKFFLFISKDEQKKRFKKLEKNPSTSWRVTKEDWDSNKNYDEILEEYEELLKNTESETGRWNIICSEDIDSAKVQVFQKTVEFLEESIKQSDKESIEAIPIKEKSYSLDSVDLTKSASRREYKKKLKKYKEKLMELEHEIYVKRIPVVLAYEGWDAAGKGGNIKRTVDRLDPRGYDVIPVSAPNDIEKRHHYLWRFWKDFPKGGHITIFDRTWYGRVLVERVEGFCKEKEWHRAYHEINSMEAQWADDGAVILKFWIHISKDEQLRRFRGREKTSYKSWKITEEDWRNREKWELYKEAVEDMITMTSTEDVKWNVIPGNSKRYARLKVMEIIIEDLEKAVKKKEK; this comes from the coding sequence ATGTTTGATTTTAAAAGCTGTCTTAAAATAGGAAAAGGTGAGTATAAGAGTATAATGGAGCCTCTTATTATAAAAATGGGAGAGCTTCAGAGAGCAGCAAGAGCAAAAAAAATACCGGTTCTTATTATTTTAGAAGGGCTGGATGCCTCTGGAAAAGGTGCCGTGATGAATGAACTCCTTATATCATTAGATCCTAGAGGATATAAAGTTTTTTCAAATAATAAAGACACAGAAGAGGAGCTTCTCAGACCTTTTTTCTGGAAATTTTGGAAAAACCTTCCTGGTGAAGGAGAGATAGCTATTTTTGACAGGAGCTGGTACTTTTCCGTGATTAAAAACATAAAAGATATAGATAAGAAGGAGTATAAACGAAGATGCAAAGAGATAGTGGATACTGAAGAACTTCTGCAAAACGGGAAAACGATGATAATAAAGTTTTTTCTCTTTATATCGAAAGATGAGCAGAAGAAGAGGTTCAAGAAGCTGGAGAAGAATCCATCCACTTCATGGAGGGTGACCAAGGAGGACTGGGATAGTAACAAAAACTATGATGAAATTTTAGAAGAGTATGAAGAACTTCTGAAAAACACCGAAAGTGAGACCGGCAGATGGAATATAATCTGCTCTGAGGATATTGACAGTGCCAAAGTTCAGGTATTTCAAAAGACTGTGGAGTTTTTGGAAGAGAGTATAAAACAGTCTGACAAAGAGAGTATAGAGGCAATTCCCATCAAGGAGAAAAGTTATTCTCTAGATAGTGTAGATCTAACAAAGTCAGCGAGCAGAAGAGAGTACAAGAAAAAGTTAAAAAAGTACAAAGAAAAGCTCATGGAGCTAGAGCATGAGATATACGTAAAAAGAATTCCGGTGGTACTAGCCTATGAGGGGTGGGATGCAGCTGGAAAGGGGGGGAATATAAAAAGAACTGTAGACAGACTAGACCCCAGGGGGTACGATGTTATCCCAGTATCGGCTCCAAATGATATAGAGAAAAGACACCACTATCTATGGAGATTCTGGAAAGACTTTCCAAAGGGAGGGCACATTACAATATTTGACAGGACATGGTATGGAAGAGTTCTAGTAGAAAGAGTAGAGGGGTTTTGCAAAGAAAAGGAGTGGCACAGGGCCTATCATGAAATAAACTCCATGGAAGCCCAGTGGGCTGATGACGGGGCTGTTATATTAAAATTCTGGATTCATATAAGCAAGGATGAACAACTAAGACGTTTTAGAGGGCGAGAAAAAACATCATATAAAAGTTGGAAGATAACTGAAGAAGACTGGAGAAATAGAGAAAAGTGGGAGCTTTATAAAGAGGCAGTAGAGGATATGATAACAATGACATCCACAGAAGATGTAAAATGGAATGTCATTCCAGGTAACTCAAAGCGTTATGCAAGACTAAAAGTGATGGAAATAATTATTGAAGACCTGGAAAAGGCAGTGAAAAAAAAGGAGAAATAA
- a CDS encoding FAD-dependent oxidoreductase, with protein sequence MIYLNERSEYLIIGNGIAGISAAVTLRNKDSEGKITVVTKSPKPFYYRIRLIEYLADKTEFEKLIGYGEGFYLDKDIDVKLDMEVTDIDSQNKKVTFEDGSSIEYNKLLLATGARPRYPDIKGIREKKGVLKFRGVNDSDEIANHVEICKEVAILGGGLLGIETAFSLLNLGKKVTVIETAPRLLPRQLDEEGSHILQSILEEKGLNFILGKNVEEILGGDSVEGIKFGDGEVFQVKSLVLSAGITPRLELAESAGLEINRGIVVNEHMETSIKDIYAAGDSIEFQGTLYGLWIPAKEQGDVAGSNMAGEKVKYNPTSSETRLKVSGISFFSGGNIEPMGANIYKYNKDGIYRKFFVRDEKIVGAILLGDPKTAMKTGGFIKNHESTDVIYGLYE encoded by the coding sequence GTGATATATTTGAACGAAAGATCAGAATACTTAATAATAGGAAACGGGATTGCAGGTATCTCTGCGGCAGTGACTCTTAGAAATAAAGACAGTGAAGGAAAAATAACTGTGGTGACAAAATCCCCTAAACCTTTTTACTACAGAATAAGACTTATCGAATACCTAGCCGACAAGACCGAGTTTGAAAAACTTATCGGATACGGTGAGGGATTTTATCTAGACAAAGATATTGATGTAAAACTTGACATGGAAGTAACTGATATTGATTCACAAAATAAAAAAGTTACCTTTGAAGATGGAAGCTCTATAGAGTACAACAAACTTCTTTTAGCTACAGGGGCAAGGCCTAGATACCCTGATATCAAAGGGATCAGAGAAAAAAAAGGCGTTTTGAAATTTCGAGGAGTAAATGACAGTGACGAGATAGCAAATCATGTGGAGATCTGCAAAGAGGTTGCCATTTTGGGTGGGGGCCTTTTAGGTATAGAGACAGCCTTCTCACTGCTAAACCTAGGTAAAAAAGTCACCGTCATAGAGACTGCACCTCGGCTTCTTCCTAGACAGCTAGATGAAGAGGGGTCTCATATACTTCAAAGCATCCTAGAAGAAAAGGGGTTAAATTTCATCCTGGGAAAAAATGTTGAGGAAATATTAGGTGGAGATTCTGTAGAAGGTATCAAGTTTGGAGACGGGGAAGTATTTCAGGTCAAAAGTCTTGTTTTATCTGCAGGAATAACTCCGAGACTAGAGTTAGCAGAAAGTGCGGGATTAGAGATCAACAGAGGAATCGTTGTAAATGAACATATGGAAACTAGCATAAAAGATATCTATGCAGCGGGAGATTCTATAGAATTCCAGGGAACTCTATATGGACTCTGGATTCCTGCAAAAGAACAGGGGGATGTAGCAGGGAGCAACATGGCCGGGGAAAAAGTCAAGTATAACCCTACAAGTTCTGAGACAAGACTAAAAGTTTCCGGTATCTCGTTCTTCTCAGGGGGAAACATAGAACCTATGGGAGCAAATATTTATAAATACAATAAAGATGGAATTTACAGAAAATTCTTTGTCCGTGACGAAAAAATAGTGGGGGCAATTCTTTTAGGC